In Chionomys nivalis chromosome 24, mChiNiv1.1, whole genome shotgun sequence, one genomic interval encodes:
- the LOC130865982 gene encoding vomeronasal type-2 receptor 1-like isoform X1 — MVSRKRCLILGLTAFLWVELNAQDEDQSGKCRLLGKFNLTGYVEAKNHSVVIGGLFPIHSRTIPVDDPDGEPISALCEGFNFRGFRWMKTMIHTIKEINERKDILPNHTLGYQIFDTCYTVSKTIESTFTFLTGQEEYQPNIRNSTGKYLVGIIGAGGSSLSVAALRILSLSRMPQIGYTSSCPILSDKHQFPSYYRTIPSDKIQSEAMVNLIQHFGWVWVGAIAADDEYGKYGVKTFKEKMRSAHLCVAFSETIPKVYSNEKMQNAVKAVKSSTARVVVLFTSDIDLSPFVLEMAHHNITGRTWIASEAWITSALIAKPEYFPYFGGTIGFAIPRTVIPGLKEFLYDVHPSKDPNDVLTIEFWQTAFNCTWPNSSVPYNVDHRVNMTGKEDRLYDMSDQLCTGEEKLEDLKNTYLDVSQLRITNNVRQAVYAMAYALDRLSRCDITEEEKAYIKCSQIPDYDPSDLTVYLRHLGFTTHDGRKMQFDGVGDLEIGYYDILNWQIDNAGEIAFVKVGEYKFQESSFELVLPKNSTLFWNTESSRLPDSVCTTLCPPGTRKGILHGKPHCCFDCIPCADGYVSKKEGQRECDPCGEDDWSNAQRNKCVPKEVEFLAYEEALGFTLVILSILGALVVLAVIVVYVIHRHTPLVKANDRELSFLIQMSLLITVLSSLLFIGKPLTWSCMARQVTLALGFCLCLSSILGKTISLFFAYRISISKTRLISMHPVIRKLTVLVCVLGEIGVCSAYLVLEPPRVFKNIEPQNVKIIFECNEGSIAFLCSIFGFDVLLALLCFLTTFVARQLPDNYYEGKCITFAMLVFFIVWISFVPAYLSTKGKFKVAVELFAILASSYGLLGCIFLPKCFIILLRPKRNTDETVGGRVPTVDRSIQLTSASVSSELNSTTVSTVLDE; from the exons GTTTAATTTCCGGGGTTTCCGCTGGATGAAAACCATGATCCACACCATCAAGGAGATTAACGAGAGGAAGGACATTTTGCCCAACCACACTCTGGGCTATCAGATCTTTGACACCTGCTATACCGTCTCCAAAACAATAGAGAGTACTTTCACGTTTCTTACGGGGCAGGAGGAATACCAGCCCAACATTAGAAACAGCACCGGAAAATATCTAGTAGGCATTATTGGAGCAGGGGGATCATCCTTGTCAGTTGCTGCTTTAAGAATTCTGAGCTTGTCCCGTATGCCTCAG ATTGGCTATACTTCTTCCTGCCCAATTCTTAGTGACAAACACCAGTTTCCATCTTATTATCGCACAATACCCAGTGATAAGATCCAGTCTGAGGCCATGGTGAATCTTATCCAACACTTTGGTTGGGTCTGGGTAGGCGCTATTGCAGCTGATGACGAGTATGGAAAATATGGCGTAAaaacttttaaggaaaaaatgaGAAGTGCCCACCTCTGTGTTGCTTTCTCCGAAACCATTCCCAAAGTCTACTCCAATGAGAAAATGCAAAATGCCGTCAAGGCAGTGAAGAGTTCCACGGCCAGAGTCGTTGTGCTTTTTACCTCTGACATTGACCTCAGCCCCTTTGTGCTGGAGATGGCTCATCATAACATAACTGGCAGGACATGGATAGCCAGCGAAGCCTGGATTACCTCCGCCCTCATTGCAAAGCCCGAGTACTTCCCCTATTTTGGCGGAACTATTGGATTTGCAATACCAAGAACCGTTATACCAGGACTGAAAGAGTTTCTTTATGATGTGCACCCTAGCAAGGATCCGAATGACGTCCTGACCATTGAATTCTGGCAAACCGCTTTTAACTGTACCTGGCCCAATAGCAGTGTGCCTTACAACGTGGACCACAGAGTGAATATGACTGGCAAAGAAGACAGGTTATATGACATGTCTGATCAGCTCTGCACTGGAGAGGAGAAGCTAGAAGACCTGAAAAACACCTATCTGGATGTGTCTCAGCTCAGAATCACGAACAACGTCAGACAAGCTGTGTATGCTATGGCTTATGCCCTGGATCGTCTCAGCAGATGTGAcataacagaagaagaaaaagcatatATAAAATGTTCACAAATACCTGACTATGACCCCTCAGAT CTAACGGTTTACTTAAGGCATTTGGGATTTACCACCCATGATGGGAGAAAAATGCAGTTTGATGGAGTTGGGGATCTGGAAATTGGATATTACGATATACTCAACTGGCAAATAGATAATGCTGGAGAAATCGCCTTTGTCAAGGTTGGAGAATACAAATTCCAAGAATCAAGTTTTGaacttgttcttccaaagaacTCAACATTATTTTGGAACACTGAATCTTCAAGG CTTCCAGATTCAGTATGTACAACACTGTGTCCTCCAGGGACCAGGAAAGGGATTCTCCACGGGAAACCACATTGCTGCTTTGATTGCATCCCATGTGCTGATGGATATGTGtcaaagaaagaag GCCAAAGGGAATGTGACCCATGTGGGGAAGACGACTGGTCCAATGCACAGAGGAACAAGTGTGTGCCAAAGGAGGTGGAATTCCTCGCTTATGAGGAGGCCCTGGGGTTCACCCTTGTCATCCTGTCTATCCTGGGGGCACTCGTGGTCTTGGCAGTCATCGTGGTGTATGTGATCCACAGGCACACTCCATTGGTGAAGGCCAATGACCGGGAGCTGAGCTTCCTCATTCAGATGTCTCTGCTCATCACGGTGCTCTCATCCCTGCTCTTCATAGGCAAGCCATTGACCTGGTCCTGCATGGCCCGCCAGGTCACTCTGGCGCTAGGCTTttgcctctgtctgtcttccaTCCTCGGAAAGACTATTTCACTCTTTTTTGCCTACAGGATTTCCATATCCAAAACTCGGCTTATATCCATGCACCCCGTTATTCGAAAGCTCACTGTGCTGGTCTGTGTTTTAGGGGAGATTGGTGTATGCTCAGCTTACTTGGTACTGGAGCCTCCAAGAGTGTTCAAGAACATTGAACCTCAAAATGTAAAGATCATCTTTGAATGCAATGAAGGTTCTATAGCGTTCCTGTGCTCCATATTTGGGTTTGATGTCCTTCTGGCCTTACTGTGTTTCCTGACAACGTTTGTGGCTCGTCAGCTGCCAGATAACTACTATGAAGGGAAATGTATCACGTTTGCAATGCTGGTCTTTTTCATTGTCTGGATCTCTTTTGTCCCTGCGTACCTGAGCACAAAAGGCAAATTCAAAGTGGCCGTGGAATTATTTGCTATTTTGGCATCCAGCTATGGCTTGTTAGGCTGTATATTTCTTCCTAAGTGCTTCATTATTTTGCTGAGGCCAAAGAGGAACACTGATGAAACTGTTGGTGGGAGAGTCCCCACTGTAGACAGGAGCATCCAGCTGACCTCAGCTTCTGTGAGCAGTGAGCTTAACAGCACCACAGTGTCGACTGTTCTGGATGAGTAG
- the LOC130865982 gene encoding vomeronasal type-2 receptor 1-like isoform X2, with protein sequence MKTMIHTIKEINERKDILPNHTLGYQIFDTCYTVSKTIESTFTFLTGQEEYQPNIRNSTGKYLVGIIGAGGSSLSVAALRILSLSRMPQIGYTSSCPILSDKHQFPSYYRTIPSDKIQSEAMVNLIQHFGWVWVGAIAADDEYGKYGVKTFKEKMRSAHLCVAFSETIPKVYSNEKMQNAVKAVKSSTARVVVLFTSDIDLSPFVLEMAHHNITGRTWIASEAWITSALIAKPEYFPYFGGTIGFAIPRTVIPGLKEFLYDVHPSKDPNDVLTIEFWQTAFNCTWPNSSVPYNVDHRVNMTGKEDRLYDMSDQLCTGEEKLEDLKNTYLDVSQLRITNNVRQAVYAMAYALDRLSRCDITEEEKAYIKCSQIPDYDPSDLTVYLRHLGFTTHDGRKMQFDGVGDLEIGYYDILNWQIDNAGEIAFVKVGEYKFQESSFELVLPKNSTLFWNTESSRLPDSVCTTLCPPGTRKGILHGKPHCCFDCIPCADGYVSKKEGQRECDPCGEDDWSNAQRNKCVPKEVEFLAYEEALGFTLVILSILGALVVLAVIVVYVIHRHTPLVKANDRELSFLIQMSLLITVLSSLLFIGKPLTWSCMARQVTLALGFCLCLSSILGKTISLFFAYRISISKTRLISMHPVIRKLTVLVCVLGEIGVCSAYLVLEPPRVFKNIEPQNVKIIFECNEGSIAFLCSIFGFDVLLALLCFLTTFVARQLPDNYYEGKCITFAMLVFFIVWISFVPAYLSTKGKFKVAVELFAILASSYGLLGCIFLPKCFIILLRPKRNTDETVGGRVPTVDRSIQLTSASVSSELNSTTVSTVLDE encoded by the exons ATGAAAACCATGATCCACACCATCAAGGAGATTAACGAGAGGAAGGACATTTTGCCCAACCACACTCTGGGCTATCAGATCTTTGACACCTGCTATACCGTCTCCAAAACAATAGAGAGTACTTTCACGTTTCTTACGGGGCAGGAGGAATACCAGCCCAACATTAGAAACAGCACCGGAAAATATCTAGTAGGCATTATTGGAGCAGGGGGATCATCCTTGTCAGTTGCTGCTTTAAGAATTCTGAGCTTGTCCCGTATGCCTCAG ATTGGCTATACTTCTTCCTGCCCAATTCTTAGTGACAAACACCAGTTTCCATCTTATTATCGCACAATACCCAGTGATAAGATCCAGTCTGAGGCCATGGTGAATCTTATCCAACACTTTGGTTGGGTCTGGGTAGGCGCTATTGCAGCTGATGACGAGTATGGAAAATATGGCGTAAaaacttttaaggaaaaaatgaGAAGTGCCCACCTCTGTGTTGCTTTCTCCGAAACCATTCCCAAAGTCTACTCCAATGAGAAAATGCAAAATGCCGTCAAGGCAGTGAAGAGTTCCACGGCCAGAGTCGTTGTGCTTTTTACCTCTGACATTGACCTCAGCCCCTTTGTGCTGGAGATGGCTCATCATAACATAACTGGCAGGACATGGATAGCCAGCGAAGCCTGGATTACCTCCGCCCTCATTGCAAAGCCCGAGTACTTCCCCTATTTTGGCGGAACTATTGGATTTGCAATACCAAGAACCGTTATACCAGGACTGAAAGAGTTTCTTTATGATGTGCACCCTAGCAAGGATCCGAATGACGTCCTGACCATTGAATTCTGGCAAACCGCTTTTAACTGTACCTGGCCCAATAGCAGTGTGCCTTACAACGTGGACCACAGAGTGAATATGACTGGCAAAGAAGACAGGTTATATGACATGTCTGATCAGCTCTGCACTGGAGAGGAGAAGCTAGAAGACCTGAAAAACACCTATCTGGATGTGTCTCAGCTCAGAATCACGAACAACGTCAGACAAGCTGTGTATGCTATGGCTTATGCCCTGGATCGTCTCAGCAGATGTGAcataacagaagaagaaaaagcatatATAAAATGTTCACAAATACCTGACTATGACCCCTCAGAT CTAACGGTTTACTTAAGGCATTTGGGATTTACCACCCATGATGGGAGAAAAATGCAGTTTGATGGAGTTGGGGATCTGGAAATTGGATATTACGATATACTCAACTGGCAAATAGATAATGCTGGAGAAATCGCCTTTGTCAAGGTTGGAGAATACAAATTCCAAGAATCAAGTTTTGaacttgttcttccaaagaacTCAACATTATTTTGGAACACTGAATCTTCAAGG CTTCCAGATTCAGTATGTACAACACTGTGTCCTCCAGGGACCAGGAAAGGGATTCTCCACGGGAAACCACATTGCTGCTTTGATTGCATCCCATGTGCTGATGGATATGTGtcaaagaaagaag GCCAAAGGGAATGTGACCCATGTGGGGAAGACGACTGGTCCAATGCACAGAGGAACAAGTGTGTGCCAAAGGAGGTGGAATTCCTCGCTTATGAGGAGGCCCTGGGGTTCACCCTTGTCATCCTGTCTATCCTGGGGGCACTCGTGGTCTTGGCAGTCATCGTGGTGTATGTGATCCACAGGCACACTCCATTGGTGAAGGCCAATGACCGGGAGCTGAGCTTCCTCATTCAGATGTCTCTGCTCATCACGGTGCTCTCATCCCTGCTCTTCATAGGCAAGCCATTGACCTGGTCCTGCATGGCCCGCCAGGTCACTCTGGCGCTAGGCTTttgcctctgtctgtcttccaTCCTCGGAAAGACTATTTCACTCTTTTTTGCCTACAGGATTTCCATATCCAAAACTCGGCTTATATCCATGCACCCCGTTATTCGAAAGCTCACTGTGCTGGTCTGTGTTTTAGGGGAGATTGGTGTATGCTCAGCTTACTTGGTACTGGAGCCTCCAAGAGTGTTCAAGAACATTGAACCTCAAAATGTAAAGATCATCTTTGAATGCAATGAAGGTTCTATAGCGTTCCTGTGCTCCATATTTGGGTTTGATGTCCTTCTGGCCTTACTGTGTTTCCTGACAACGTTTGTGGCTCGTCAGCTGCCAGATAACTACTATGAAGGGAAATGTATCACGTTTGCAATGCTGGTCTTTTTCATTGTCTGGATCTCTTTTGTCCCTGCGTACCTGAGCACAAAAGGCAAATTCAAAGTGGCCGTGGAATTATTTGCTATTTTGGCATCCAGCTATGGCTTGTTAGGCTGTATATTTCTTCCTAAGTGCTTCATTATTTTGCTGAGGCCAAAGAGGAACACTGATGAAACTGTTGGTGGGAGAGTCCCCACTGTAGACAGGAGCATCCAGCTGACCTCAGCTTCTGTGAGCAGTGAGCTTAACAGCACCACAGTGTCGACTGTTCTGGATGAGTAG